GCAACCCGCCGGTCTTCTCGAACACGTCCTGCCCGGCGCGGAGCCGTTCGGGGAAGGTGACGAGGAGTGCCGGGTCCACGCGCAGGTCGTCGTCGATCGGATGGGCCGATCGGGTCCGCACCGCCTCGACGCTCGCCTTGCCGCACACCCCGCACGAGCTCGTCATGTACGTGCTGCGCTGGGTCGAGGCATCCGGAGCCGCGACGCCGGGCGCGAGTGTCAGGTCGAGCACGTTGTAGGTGTTCTCGCCGTCGGGCCCCGCGCAGTGGATGGCGGCCGCGACCTGGTCGCCGCGCGCGATGACGCCCTCGGAGACGAGGAAGCCGACGGCGAGGTCGACGTCGTGCCCCGGCGTGCGCATCGTGACGGCGAGGGGTTCGCGGCCGACCCGGATCTCGAGGGGCTCCTCGACGGCCAGGAGGTCCTCCCGGCGGGAGGTCGGCCCGCCCACCGTGATGCGTGTGACCCGCGTCCTCGTCGTGATCCTGCCCATGCATCCTGCCTATCACGGTCGGCCGTGCGCGGGATGGGTTCGTTCCGTGACGCGCGCCCGTTCGCCCCCGACCGATGCGGCCTACAGTGAAGCCGTGCTGGTGGTGGACGCGGTGATCCTCATGGGCGGTCGCGCGACCCGTCTCGACGGCGTCGCGAAGGGCGACCTGCGCGTGGGCGGGCGCACCCTGCTCGAGCGGGTGGTGGACGCCGCGTCGGTCGCCAGGAACCGCGTCGTCGTCGGGGAGCCGGGCGTGTCCGTGCTGCCGACCGGCGTGCGGGTGGTGCGGGAGGAGCCGCGGTTCGGCGGTCCCGCGGCGGCGGTCGCCGCGGGCGTGGCGGCGCTGCCGACGGATGCCGGTGCCGTGCTGCTCCTCGCCGGGGACCAGCCGTTCGTGGCCGAGGCCGTGCCGATCCTGCTGGCGGCGCTCGACGCCGACCGCGCGCGCGACCAGCTGCACGACGGCGTGCGAGCGGTGGATGCCGCGGGGCGGGCACAGCACCTCACGAGCGTCATCCGCCGATCGGCCCTCGTCGCCGCGATCACCGCGACCGGCGCCGCCGGCGCCTCGCTCGACGGCGTGGCGATGCGGCGGTTGCTCGAACCGCTGCGGCTGCTCGACGTCCAGGTGCCCGAGGCTGCCACCATGGATGTCGACACGTGGGCCGACGCGAAGGCGGTCGGCGCGACGGGAGGAGAGGGATCATGAGCGTCTCCGACGAGGAGTTCGACCGGGTGCTCGAGGCGTGGGCCGAGAAGGTGCGCGCCGAGCTCGCCATTCCGGATGCGCCGCTCGACCTCCAGCAGGTGCTCGGCGTCGCCGGGGTGGCGGCGCACGCGGTGATGCGGCCGGCTGCCCCGATCACGACGTACCTGGCCGGGTACGCGGCCGGCGTGGCCGCAGCCGGCGGTGCCGATCCCGAGGCGGCGGCTCGCGACGTGCTCGACCGCGTGCGCCGCCTGGCCGCCGCCAAGTGAGCCGAGGAGTCGACTGGCGGCAGGCCAGGGACGCCGCCGCCCGCGCGGCACCGACGGCTCGCCCCGAGCTCGTCGGACTCGCCGACGCCCTGGGACGCGTGCTCGCCGAGGACGTGCGCACGCCGATCCAGCTGCCGCACTACGCCTCGTCGGCGATGGACGGCTGGGCCGTGGCCGGCACGCCGCCGTGGCGGATCGTCGACCGCCCGGAGCCGGGACCCGGGGAGGCCGTCGCGATCGTGACCGGCGGCCTCGTGCCCGCCGGTGCCGAGGCGATCCTCCGTGCCGAGGCCGGCCGCGTCGACGGCGACGCGCTCGAACCCGTGGGCGAGACCGGGCGCCGCGACGTGGCCGAGCACCGCCACATCCGCCCGGCCGGCACGGAGGCCGAGGCCGGCGACACGCTGCTCGCCGCGGGCGCCCTCCTGACGCCGCCGCGGGTGGCGCTCATCGCCGCCACGGGCGCCGACGCGATCGTGGTGCGATGGCGCCCGCGCGTCGCACTGGTGCTCACGGGCGACGAGGTCGTCGAGGCCGGAGTGCCGGCACCCGGCTTCGTGCGCGACAGCTTCCGCGTCGCCGTGCCGGCGATCCTGGGCGGGCTCGGTGCCGACGTCGTCGCGATCCACCGCGTCGGTGACGACACCGAGGCGACCTTCGCCGCGCTCACCGCAGACGCGGTCGACCTCGTCGTGACCACCGGCGGCACCGGCGGCTCGCACGCCGACCAGGTGCGGCGGGCCGTCGAGCGGCTCGGCGCCGAGTTCGTGGTGCCGTCGGTCGCGATGCGTCCGGGCGGGCCGACGTTCCTCGCGCGGGGCGCAGACCGCCTCGTGCTGGGGCTTCCTGGCAATCCCCTCGCCGCGTTGCTCGGCCTGCTCGCCATCGGCGGTCCGCTGCTCGAGGCCTGGACCGGCCGCGACCCGGGCACGGCGACCGTCACGGTGTCGGAGCGGCTGGAGGGACGCGCGGGAACCACCCGCCTCGTTCCCGTGACCGTGGACGACGGCGTCGCGACCCCGACCCCGCACGCCGGCTCGGCGATGCTGCGGGGCATCGCCGAGGCCGACGTGGTGGTCGTCGTTCCCGAGTCGGGCGTCGCGACCGGCGGGGTCGCCGAGGCGCTGCGACTCCCCTGGCCGAGCTGAGCCGCCGGCCTAGGCGGCGACGGTCGCGCGCGGCGCCGGCGCGACATCCGGAGCACCGCCCGAACGCCCGAGCACCGCACGGGTCGACGCCTCGGGGCGCAGGTCGAGCCGGCGCAGTAGCTGCGCGTTGGCCGCCACGATCACCGTCGACAGCGACATGAGGATCGCGCCGACCGACATCGGCATGACGAAGCCGATGGGCGCGAGCACGCCCGCCGCGAGCGGCACCGAGACGAGGTTGTAGCCGGCCGCCCACCACAGGTTCTGCTGCATCTTGCGGTAGCTCGCCCGCGACAGCTCGATGACCGAGATCACCGAACGCGGGTCGGATGACGCGAGGATGACCCCGGCGGACGCGATCGCGACATCCGTGCCGGCGCCGATCGCGATGCCGACGTCGGCCTGCGCGAGTGCGGGCGCATCGTTCACGCCGTCGCCGACCATCGCCACGCTGAAGCCCTCGGCCTGGAGCTCCTGCACCTTGGCGGCCTTGTCCTCGGGGCGCACGCCCGCGTAGACCCGGTCGATGCCGAGCTGTGCGGCGACCGTGCGGGCCACGGGCTCGGCGTCCCCCGTGATCATCACGACCTGCACGCCGAGCGCGTGCAGCGCGTCGACGGCCTGCTTCGACTCGGGCCGCACCTCGTCGGCCAGGGCGATCGCCCCGGCGAGCTCGCCGTCGACGAGCACGTGCAGCACGGTCTGGCCGCGTTCGCTCCAGCCGGCGGAGGCCGCGAGCGGCGCCGTGCCCTCGCGGGTGAGCAGCCCGGGGCCGCCGACCTGCACGATGCGTCCGCCGACCGTGGCGTGCACGCCGACGGCGGCCGACGCCGTGAAGCCCGACGCCGACGGCACGGCGAGGCCGCGGCGCGCGGCATCCGTCACGATCGCCTTGGCGAGCGGGTGCTCGGAGTCGGTCTCGGCCGCCGCGGCGAGCGCCATGACCTGGTCGGGGTCGAATCCGGATGCCGCGAGCGCGTCGGTGACCGCGGGCTCGCCCTTCGTCAGGGTGCCGGTCTTGTCGAACAGCACCGCGCCGACCGTGCGCATCGTCTCGAGGGCGAGGCGGTCGGTGACGAGCACGCCGCCGCGTGCTGCGCGCTCGGTCGCGATCGACACGACGAGCGGGATGGCGAGGCCGAGGGCGTGGGGGCAGGCGATCACGAGCACGGTGATCGTGCGCACGACCGCATCGTCGGGATTGCCGAGCATCGTCCACGTGATCGCGGTGATCACGGCGGCGCCGAGCGCGAACCAGAACAGCCAGCCGGCGGCCCGGTCGGCCAGCCGCTGGGCGCGCGAGCTCGACGCCTGCGCCTTCGCGACGAGGCGCTGGATGCCCGCGAGCGCCGTGTCGTCGCCGACCGCCGAGACCCGCACGCGGATCGCGGTGTCGGTCGCGACCGTGCCGGCCACGACGTGCTCGCCGGGGCCACGGCTCACGGTCGTCGACTCGCCGGTGATCATCGACTCGTCCATCGCGGCGGTGCCGTCGACCACGTCGCCGTCGGCTGGCACGCGGCCGCCTGGGCGCACGATCACGACGTCGCCGACGCGGAGGTCGGACGGGGCGACGATCTCGGTGGTGCTCGCGGTCGCGGCCGCGCCGTCAGCGGCATCCGTCACGCGCTCGGCCTCGTCGGGCAGCAGCGCCGCGAGCGCGTCGAGGGCGGAGGAGGCCTGCATGATCGACCGCATCTCGATCCAGTGGCCGAGCAGCATGATCACGATGAGGAGGGCGAGCTCCCACCAGAAGTCGAGCTGGTGGTCGAGCAGCATGAGGCTCGCGCCGAGCGACGCGACGTAGGCCACCGTGATCGCTAGGCCGATGAGCAGCATCATGCCGGGCTGGCGCGCCTTCAGCTCCGACCAGGCGCCCGTCAGGAAGGGTCGGCCGCCCCAGAAGAACATGACGGTGCCGAGCACAGGGGAGATCCACGGGACGATCGGGTTGTCGGGCAGCGAGTACCCCAGGATCGACGCGAACATCGGACTGAACGCGATCGTCGGGATCGCGATGACGAGCATGACCCAGAACAGGCGGCGGAACTGGCCGACGTGGTCGCCGTGTCCGCCGTGCCCCGCGTGAGCGTCGTGCCCGGCGTGGTCGTGGCCGGCGTGCATGTCGTGCCCGGCGTGCATGTCGTGCCCGGCGTGCATGTCGTGCCCGGCGTGGGCGTGGCCGGCGTGCATGTCGTGCCCGGCGTGGGCGTGGCCGGCGTGCAGGTCGTGCCCGGCGTGGGCGTGGCCGGCCTGCAGGTCATGCCCAGCGTGCGCGTCATGGGTCGCGTGCATGTCATGCCCTGCATGCTCCGCGTGGTCGTGCTCCGCGTGGTCGTGGTCGGGCGCGTGCTCGTGCGGCTCGTCGCGCGTCATACTCATCGATCTTCCCTTCGCCGGTTCGAGATCAGCATACCCCCACGGGGTATCAATGACGACAACGGTCGACACCGGGTGGGCATTCCCCAGCGGTGACATCCGTTCGGGCGCGTGCCGCTCGTCCCCGACGTCGAGCCGGTTCGCGCTCCGAGAACACGCGTGACGGCGGCATCCGTCGCGTGCTGGGATGGCGGGATGGACCTGCTCATCCTCGGCGGCACGCAATGGCTCGGACGCACGCTCGCCGAGGAGGCGCTCGCGCGCGGGCATCGGGTGACGTGCCTCGCGCGCGGCGAGGCCGGTGAGGTCGCCGCGGGCGCCGAGCTCGTGCGCGCCGACCGCTCTGCCCCCGACGCTTACGACGAGGTCGCCGGCCGCCGATGGGATGCGGTGATCGACGTCACCCGCCAGCCCGGGTTCGCGCGTCGCGCGGCCCTCGACCTGGGTCCGTCGGCCGCGCACTGGACCTTCATCTCGTCGGGCAACGTGTACGCCCGGCACGACGAGCCGGGCGCCGACGAGACGGCGGAGCTGATGCCGCCGCTGGAGTCCGACGAGTCCGACCCCGAGACGTACGGCGAGGCGAAGTCCGCGATCGAGCAGGCCTACCGCGAGGCGTTCGGCGACCGGCTGCTCGTCATCCGCCCCGGGCTCATCGTGGGGCCGGGCGACCCCTCGGGCCGGGGCGGCTACTGGGTCGCGCGGGCGGCTCGCGACGACGGGCCGATGCTCGTGCCCGACATCCTCGACGCGCCGGTGCAGGCCATCCACGTCGACGACCTCGTGCGCTTCACGCTCGACGCGATCGAGCGGCGTCTCACCGGGGCGTTCAATGCGGTGGGCGATCGCGTGACCTTCGAGGACTGGCTTGAGCTGTCGCGCGCCGCCGCGGGCCACGAGGGCGAGGTCGTCGCCGTGTCGCCCGAGTGGCTCGCCGACCAGGGCGTCGCCGAGTGGTCGGGTCCCGAGTCGCTGCCGCTCTGGATCATCGATCCCGAGTGGCAGGCCTTCCTCGATCGTTCGAACGCGGCGGCGAAGGCGGCCGGCCTGCGGTTGCGGCCGCCCGAGCAGCTCCTCGCCGAGATCCTCGAGTGGGAGCGGAGCCAGGGCCTCGACCGCGAGCGCGGCGCCGGACTGTCGGCCGAGCGGGAGCGCGAGCTGCTGTCGGCGCTGCGCGGCTGAGCCGGGCTGGGGTCGGCGTCGCGTCGCGCCGCGTGGCGTCTGGGATCGCAGACATCGCAGCTGGCGGATGCCTCGGCCGACGGCATCCGCGATTGCTAGCGTCGTGCCATGGCGCCCCTCTCGCACGATCCCCTCTGGCCCCGCGCGGGCGGATGGCCCGCACTTCCGGAGCTCGAGCCCGCGGCATCCGTGGATCTCATGCTCCTCGGCGTTCCCGCGTGGCGCACGTCGCTGTCGCCCACGAACGCGCACGCCACCCCGGCGGCGATCCGCGAGGCGCTGCAGCGGTACAGTCCCGCGCTGATGCCCGACCGGCGTGCGCCCGAGGGGACGGCGGCACGTGTCGGCCGGGACCTCGGTGAGCTGCGGTTCGCGGATGCCGGCGACATCGACGAGCCCGACGGCGTGCAGGGCGAGGCGCGCACGATCGCCGCGACGGCGGCCGCGCTCGAACGCGCGACCGCGCTCGTCGCGCTCGGCGGCGACAACTCGGTGACCGTGGCGACCGCGCTCGGCGCGTGGGGCGACGACCTCGGCCGGGCCGGCCTCGTCACGATCGACGCGCACTACGACCTGCGCGACGGCGTCTCGAACGGGTCCCCGGTGCGGCGTCTCGTCGAGGCGGGCCTGGATCCGCGCCGCATCGTGCAGATCGGCATCGCCGACTTCGCGAACTCCGCCGCCTACGCCCGGCGCGCTGCCGAGCTCGGCATCACCGTGATCCACCGTGACGAGCTGCACGGCCGGCGACCCGCCGAGGTCATGGCCGAGGCGCTCGAGATCGCGGGTGCCGCCGGCGGTCCGGTGCACCTCGATGTCGACGTCGATGCCTGCGACCGCTCGGTCGCACCGGCCTGCCCGGCGTCGGTGCCGGGTGGCCTCGCGGCGTGGGAGCTGCGCGAGCTCGTGCGAGCCGCGGCATCCGATGCCCGCGTGCGCAGCGCCGACCTGGTCGAGATCGATGCGACGACGGATGCCGCGGACGGCCGCACCGTGCGGCTCGCCGCGCTGTGCGTGCTCGAGTTCGCGGCGGGGCTCGCGGCGCGCGGGGTGTAGGCGCCGGCGCGGCTCGCGGCTCGCTGGCCGCGCTCGCCCTCGCGGACCGCGGTTCGCTGGCCGCGCTCGCCCTCGCGGACCGCTGCCGACGGTGGCAGACTCGCCGCATGAAGACGCTGGTGCTCGTGCGACACGCGAAGTCGGCCTGGGATGCGCCGGGCCTCGACGATCACGAGCGGCCGCTCGCCGAGCGCGGCCTGCGCGATGCGCCCGAGATGGGTCGGCGCCTCGCCGAGCGGGGTCTGGTGCCCGACCTCATCCGGTCGAGCACGGCCATTCGCGCTCGAACCACGGCGAAGCTGCTGGCGCAGGCGCTCGGCGTCGGTGCCGACCGCGTGGAGCTGGACGAGCGGCTCTACGGCGCCATGCCCGAGGAGATCCTCGACGTCGTCCGCGACTTCGACGCCGCCGCCGAGACGGCGATGGTCGTCGCCCATGACCCGGGACTCTCCGACCTCGCCTTCGCGCTGTCGGGCACGATCGAGCACATGCCGACGTGCGCGGTCGCGGAATTCACGTTCGACGTCGGGACCTGGGCGGAGGCCGTCGAGGCGGATCCGGTGGAGACCCGGTTCGACACGCCTCGGTGATCGGCGCCAGGTCACTCGTCCTCCACAGCCGATGACCGAGCCGAGATATCCACACTGAAAATACCCCCTCACCGGCCATTTCGAGGGCATCCGAATGTCGGTGGTCGGTGCTTGACTGGTCACATGAACCCCTCGCCGAGCGACGCACGAGCTCGCTTGCATGCCGAGCTCGACCGCATCGTCGAACTCGAGCGCGCTGTGCGCTCGGCGCAGGCCGAGCAGTTTCGGAGCATCGAGATCGCCCGCCGGCTGGCCGCCGAGGTCGAGGGCGTGACGGATGACTCGTCGTTCAACGATCGCGAGTTCGCGACGCGTTCCTTCGTCGCCGAGCTGGCGACGACGCTCGTCGTGCACGAGGCGACGGCTGGCCGGCTGATCGCCGATGCCACCCAGCTGTGCGGCACGTTCGCCGCCACGCTCGACGCGCTGTCGGCCGGCACGATCGCCGTTCCGCAGGTGCGATCCCTGCTCGAGGTCGCGAGTGGCCTGCCCGGGGATCATGCCGGGGCTTTCGAGGCTGCCGCGCTCGCCGGCGTGGCACGGGAGACGCCGTCGGCCTTCCGTCGCCGCATTCGTCGGCTTCGAGAACGCATCCATCCCGAGCCGTCCGACGCGCGACACGAACGCGCCCGCGACGAGCGTCGCGTCATCCTCGAGTCCGACGCCGACGGCATGGCGTGGCTGAGCATGTACCTCGAGGCCGAGCGCGGGGTGGCGATCATGGCGCACCTCGATGTGCTCGCCGATGCGGTGAACGACTCGGATGGTGACCCCCGCACGCGTCGGCAGCGCCTGGTCGACCTGGCCGGTGATCTCCTGCTCGGCCGCACCGTCGTCGGAGCGGCGGGGCGTGCGGGCGCCGACTCGTCGCCGCTCGGCGTGGTCAGGCCGCGCGTCTACGTCACCGTGCCGGTGCTCACGCTGCTCGGACACAGCGACGAGCCCGCCGAGCTCGATGGGCACGGACCCATCCCCGCCGAGACGGCTCGTCGGCTGGCGGCGCACGCGCCGTCCTTCCATCGCATCCTCACGCACCCCGAAACCGGCGCCTCCCTCTCCTACGGCCGCACCCGCTACCGTGTTCCCGCCGACCTCGCCGGATACCTTCGCGTCCGCGACGGGGGATGCCGATTCCCCGGCTGCTCCCGTCGCGCCGCCGGCTGTGACGTCGACCACACTCTCGACTGGGCGGCGGGGGGCGCCACCCGCCACGACAACCTCGCCCATCTCTGCCGCAAGCACCATCGACTGAAGCACCACACCGGGTGGCGCGTGTCCCAGCTGCCCGACGGCGACATCCGGTGGACGTCTCCGGCTGGTCGCGCGCACGTGTCGACACCCGACCGGCCGTTCCCGCCGCCCGACGTGAGAGATTCGCGGGCGCCGCAGCACACGTCGGAGCGAGCGGGGGTCGACCCTGCCCGGCTCGTCGAGCGTGACATCGAACCGCCGTGGGCCGCGCGTCGACCCCGATCCTGCGCTTCCGACGCGGTCCCAGCATGACCCGACGTTGGGCGTGCCGGTCAGTCCGCGGATGCCGCGAGCATCCGCCGCACGTACGGCGTCGCCGGCGCAGCCCGCAGCTCGTCGAGCGTGCCGCGCTGGGTGACGCGTCCCGACTCGAGCACCATGACCTGGTCGGCGAGCGCCGCGGCATCCGCCGGACTGTGGGTCACGAGCACGGTGGCACCGCCGAAGTCGCGCACGTGCGTGGCCAGCTCCGTGCGCATCTCGGCGCGCACCTCGACGTCGAGCGCCGACATCGGCTCGTCGAGCAGGAGTACCTCGGGCTCGGCGGCGAGCGCCCGCGCGAGTGCGACGCGCTGCGACTGGCCGCCCGAGAGCTCCGCGGGAAACCGCCCGGCCAGCGACGTGAGCCCGTACCGTTCGAGCCACGGCTCGGCCGCCGACCGCGCCGCGGCGCGCGAGCCGCGCATCCGCGTCGCGAACGCGACGTTGTCGTGCACCGTGAGATGCGGGAAGAGCACGTAGTCCTGGAACACGACCCCGATGCGCCGGCGCTCGGGTGGCAGTGCGTCGACGGTGCGGCTCCCGATCGCGATCCGCCCCGACCGCAGTGGAACGAGGCCGGCGATCGCCGCCAGAACGCTCGACTTGCCCGCGCCGTTCGGTCCGATCAGCGCGAGCGGATGCCCCGGCCGCACGTCGAACCGCGCCGCGATCTGCAGGTCGCCCCGCACCACCGCGACGTCGGCGTGCAGCGCCGGCCGAGCGGGATCCGGCCGAGCGGGATCCGGCCGAGCGGCATCGCGCCGCCCGCGCCCGCGCTCGGAACCCCCGCGCTCGGAACCCCCGCGCTCGGTCACGCCCGCACCCCGGGCAGCCAGCGGTCGCGGAGTCCGAGCAGCACGATGACCGATACGGCGAGCAGCAGCAGCGCGAGCGCGATGGCCTCATCGGGGTCCGACTGCATGGCGAGGTAGCTCGCGATGGGCAGCGTGCGCGTCACGCCCGGAAGGGATCCGGCGAACGTGATGGTGGCGCCGAACTCGCCGAGCGCCCGGGTGAAGCAGAGCACGGCGCCCGCGGCGACGCCGGGTGCGACGAGCGGCAGCGTGACGAAGCGGAACACCTGCCACCGGGACGCGCCGAGCGTCGCTGCGGCCAGTTCAGTGCGCCGGTCGGCCGAGCGGAGCGCTCCCTCGACGGCGAAGACGAGGAACGGCAGCGCCACGAACACCTGCGCGAGCACGACGGCTCCCGTCGTGAAGGGCACCGTGATGCCGAACCACTCATCGAGTGCGCCGCCGATGAGGCCGCGCCGTCCGAGCAGGAGCAGCAGGGCGATGCCGCCCACTACCGGCGGCAGTACCAACGGCACGGTGACCGCCGCGCGAAGCGCCCGACGAGGAAGCGTCGGCCAGTCGGCGGCCCGTGCGAGGAGCGCGGCGAGCGGAACCCCGAGCACGAGGCACGCGCCCGTGGCGAGGGTCGCCGTGGTGAACGAGAGCACGAGCGCCTGCAGCACCGACTCGCGTGTCATCAGGTCGGCGAGATCGCCCCACGGGGCGCGCACGACCAGCGCCACGAGCGGCAGCACGAGCACGGCGAGCGCGACGCCCGCCACCACGGCGACCGGCCAGGCGAGCCGGCCCGTCCTGCCCACCTAGGGGGCTCCGAACCCGGCGTCGGCGAGCACGGACTGACCAGCCTCGCCGGTCACGAACGCCACGAAGTCGGCCGCGGCCTCGGCGCGCCCCACATCCCGATCGGCGGCCGCGCCGACCGCGGCGATCGGGTAGCGATTCACCACGGATGCCGCGCCCGGCACCTCGATGCCCTCGACGGCGTCCCCCGCGGCGCGCGCGTCGGTGCGGTAGACGAGGGCGGCGTCGACCTCGCCGAGCACCACCTTCGTGAGCACTGACTTCACGTCGGACTCGAGGGTGTCGGGGGAGGCCGTCACGCCCTCCTGGGCGAGCAGGGCGTCGGATGCCGCACCGCACGGCACCGTCGGATCGCAGAGCGCGATGCCCCGGTCGGGGTCGGCGAGGTCCGCGAGCCCCGTGATCCCGGCCGGATTGCCGGCGGGGGTGACCAGCTCGAGCGTGTTCGTCGCGAACACGACCGGGTCGTCGGCGAGCCCGGCTTCCACCACGACCGTCATCGGCGGCTCGGCCGCCGAGGCGAACACGTCGACCGGGGCGCCCTCCACGATCTGCTGCGCGAGCGCGACGCTTCCTCCATAGCTCAGCGAGACCTCGATGGCCGGATGCTCCGCCTCGAAGTCCTCGGCGAGTGCGTCGAACGCCTCGGTGAGCGACGCGGCGGCGAAGACGGTGAGGGTCGTCGGTGCGGCATCCGTCCCGGGGGCCGACGACCTCGATGCGGCCGACCCTCCGCCCGCGGCGCAGCCGGAGAACACGAGCGCCGCGCCGAGGGCCAGGGCCGCGCCCGCCACGCCGGCACGCGGCATCCGGAAGCTCATGCCTCGCCTCGCGGGGGCAGCTCGATCGTCACGTTCGTGGCCTTCGCGCTCGCCGCAGCGAGCATGCCCGGCTCCAGCCCGAGCTCGTCGGCGGCTTCGCGGCTCATGAGCGACACGATGCGGAACGGCCCCGCCTGCAGGTCGACCTGCGCCATCACGCCGTCGCGCTGCACGCGGGTCACGAGGCCCACGAAGCGGTTGCGGGCCGACGCCCGCGCCAGCGGGAAGGCCTC
This DNA window, taken from Agromyces sp. 3263, encodes the following:
- the modB gene encoding molybdate ABC transporter permease subunit codes for the protein MGRTGRLAWPVAVVAGVALAVLVLPLVALVVRAPWGDLADLMTRESVLQALVLSFTTATLATGACLVLGVPLAALLARAADWPTLPRRALRAAVTVPLVLPPVVGGIALLLLLGRRGLIGGALDEWFGITVPFTTGAVVLAQVFVALPFLVFAVEGALRSADRRTELAAATLGASRWQVFRFVTLPLVAPGVAAGAVLCFTRALGEFGATITFAGSLPGVTRTLPIASYLAMQSDPDEAIALALLLLAVSVIVLLGLRDRWLPGVRA
- the modA gene encoding molybdate ABC transporter substrate-binding protein translates to MSFRMPRAGVAGAALALGAALVFSGCAAGGGSAASRSSAPGTDAAPTTLTVFAAASLTEAFDALAEDFEAEHPAIEVSLSYGGSVALAQQIVEGAPVDVFASAAEPPMTVVVEAGLADDPVVFATNTLELVTPAGNPAGITGLADLADPDRGIALCDPTVPCGAASDALLAQEGVTASPDTLESDVKSVLTKVVLGEVDAALVYRTDARAAGDAVEGIEVPGAASVVNRYPIAAVGAAADRDVGRAEAAADFVAFVTGEAGQSVLADAGFGAP
- a CDS encoding TOBE domain-containing protein, whose protein sequence is MTEFRVSEAAALLGVSDDTVRRWAEHGRLPLRRAANGMQVIDGADLVPLMAEAGSGGALAEAFPLARASARNRFVGLVTRVQRDGVMAQVDLQAGPFRIVSLMSREAADELGLEPGMLAAASAKATNVTIELPPRGEA